The following coding sequences lie in one Spirosoma sp. KUDC1026 genomic window:
- a CDS encoding metallophosphoesterase family protein has protein sequence MNRRSLLKSATLLPLATTSELIPNVSQAARKCSVRFAYIGDTHITPDAKPMEAVGRCFHHVQDQKDKPAFILHGGDVIMDALKQDRAEVQKQWDAWHTVAKANNSLPIEYCIGNHDIWGYAQAKSDSMYGKKWAVDLMKIGNRYRSFDRNGWHFIILDSVQVKPDETWYTGNIDPEQMDWLKQDLAKTDTKTPILVLSHIPIFSPTGFFSEANVKDGIWGISAGLVLSNTPELLKLFYQYPNVKTALSGHMHLLDRVDYNNVSYYCNGAVSGNWWKSEVYQQTKAGYALFDLYDDGTVERTFVHYS, from the coding sequence ATGAATCGTAGATCCCTCCTGAAATCAGCGACTTTGCTGCCGCTGGCCACAACGTCTGAACTCATTCCTAATGTGTCGCAGGCCGCTCGTAAATGTAGCGTCCGCTTTGCCTATATCGGCGATACGCACATCACGCCCGACGCCAAACCGATGGAAGCTGTTGGCCGGTGCTTTCATCACGTGCAGGATCAGAAAGACAAACCGGCGTTTATTCTACACGGTGGTGATGTGATTATGGACGCCCTGAAACAGGATCGCGCTGAGGTGCAGAAGCAGTGGGATGCCTGGCATACGGTGGCGAAAGCCAACAACTCGTTGCCCATCGAATACTGCATCGGTAACCACGACATCTGGGGGTATGCGCAAGCGAAGTCCGATTCGATGTACGGGAAAAAATGGGCGGTTGATCTGATGAAAATTGGCAACCGGTACCGTTCGTTCGACAGGAACGGCTGGCATTTCATTATTCTGGATAGCGTCCAGGTCAAACCCGATGAAACGTGGTACACAGGGAACATCGACCCGGAGCAGATGGACTGGCTGAAACAGGACCTGGCAAAAACGGATACGAAGACACCAATCCTGGTTCTGTCTCATATTCCAATTTTCAGCCCGACGGGTTTCTTCAGTGAAGCAAACGTGAAGGATGGCATATGGGGGATCTCAGCGGGCTTGGTACTATCGAACACCCCCGAACTGCTGAAGCTATTTTACCAGTATCCGAACGTAAAAACGGCTCTGAGCGGTCACATGCACCTACTCGACCGGGTTGATTACAACAACGTATCGTACTATTGCAACGGCGCGGTAAGTGGTAACTGGTGGAAAAGCGAGGTGTACCAGCAAA
- a CDS encoding alkaline phosphatase family protein: MMRKFLFWIGLLLGTSAMAQPAENVILVTLDGVRWQEVFNGADSTLLFDPVYTRDTANARKAFWKPTPTERRELVMPFLWNTIGKQGQLYGNRKLGNRMNVTNPHWFSYPGYNEILSGYADDRIDSNDKVDNPNVTVLEFLNQQPKLKGKVAVFSSWDVIEAAVNEKRSGIYASSANEPAQPRTGADSLLSDLTTLYPREFGDGVRADFLTYFTARQYVKQHQPRVLFLSFDETDDLAHAGRYLDHLNMVKSIDTYLADLWQMIQKMPQYAGKTALLITTDHGRGHTPKAQWKSHGNKTVDSYQIWLGAMGPGVATSGEQKAGPLLYQNQIAATLAQLLGYTFTAAHPVGAPIETVVGNNR; this comes from the coding sequence ATGATGCGAAAATTCCTTTTCTGGATCGGCCTGCTGCTCGGCACCTCGGCAATGGCACAACCGGCCGAGAACGTGATTCTGGTTACGCTGGACGGCGTCCGCTGGCAGGAAGTCTTCAACGGCGCGGATTCGACGCTGCTGTTCGACCCCGTCTACACCCGCGACACGGCCAATGCCCGAAAGGCGTTCTGGAAGCCTACGCCGACCGAACGGCGGGAGTTGGTTATGCCGTTCCTGTGGAATACGATAGGCAAGCAGGGCCAGCTCTATGGAAACCGGAAGCTGGGAAACCGCATGAACGTAACGAACCCTCATTGGTTCAGCTATCCCGGTTACAATGAAATTCTAAGCGGGTATGCCGATGATCGGATTGATTCTAATGATAAGGTCGACAACCCGAATGTAACGGTGCTGGAGTTTCTGAATCAGCAGCCGAAGCTGAAAGGTAAGGTCGCGGTCTTCTCGTCCTGGGACGTTATCGAAGCGGCCGTCAACGAGAAACGCAGCGGTATTTACGCCAGCTCCGCCAACGAACCGGCACAGCCCCGCACGGGCGCCGACTCACTCCTGAGCGATCTAACGACGCTCTATCCCCGTGAATTTGGCGATGGCGTCCGGGCCGATTTTCTGACGTACTTTACGGCGCGGCAATACGTCAAGCAGCATCAGCCGCGGGTGCTGTTTTTGTCGTTTGATGAAACTGACGACCTGGCCCACGCGGGTCGTTACCTGGATCACCTGAACATGGTGAAGTCGATTGATACGTACCTGGCTGATCTCTGGCAGATGATTCAGAAAATGCCACAGTACGCCGGGAAAACGGCGCTGCTCATCACGACTGATCACGGGCGGGGCCATACGCCCAAAGCACAATGGAAAAGCCACGGCAACAAAACGGTTGATTCGTACCAAATCTGGCTGGGCGCTATGGGACCGGGCGTCGCTACATCGGGCGAGCAGAAAGCTGGTCCGTTGCTGTATCAGAATCAGATTGCGGCCACGCTGGCCCAACTGCTGGGGTATACCTTTACGGCTGCCCACCCGGTGGGCGCACCGATCGAAACGGTGGTCGGCAATAACCGGTAA